From the genome of Gammaproteobacteria bacterium, one region includes:
- a CDS encoding TonB family protein, translated as MSDNESVQVQEGPTLTANDRFKRSFNTWFWGSVLAATVVHFVMFMFWPNMTAEDVSFDSEELVAIELPPEIEIPPPPQAISRPATPVIAAADISEDITIAPTTFEDNPVEELPPPPDEEAVDISAAPTFTPYTVRPDLINEPEVQRALEREYPPILRDAGIGGTVNVQFFIDEEGRVQRTLVAQTSGHASLDEAALRVANVFQFTPALNLDKIVPVWIAIPITFQTR; from the coding sequence ATGAGCGACAACGAATCTGTACAGGTGCAGGAAGGCCCGACCCTGACGGCGAACGACCGCTTCAAGAGGTCGTTCAACACCTGGTTCTGGGGATCGGTGTTGGCCGCGACCGTGGTTCACTTCGTGATGTTCATGTTCTGGCCGAACATGACCGCGGAGGACGTCTCGTTCGATTCCGAGGAGTTGGTGGCGATCGAACTCCCGCCGGAGATCGAGATTCCCCCGCCGCCCCAGGCGATCAGCCGGCCCGCGACCCCCGTGATCGCCGCGGCCGACATCAGCGAGGACATCACCATCGCGCCGACCACCTTCGAGGACAATCCGGTCGAGGAGCTGCCTCCGCCGCCGGACGAGGAGGCGGTCGACATCTCGGCGGCGCCCACCTTCACACCCTACACGGTCCGTCCCGACCTCATCAACGAGCCCGAGGTACAGCGCGCGCTGGAGCGGGAGTACCCTCCGATCCTGCGTGACGCGGGCATCGGCGGCACCGTGAACGTGCAGTTCTTCATCGACGAGGAAGGCAGGGTGCAGAGGACGCTGGTGGCGCAGACCTCGGGACACGCCTCCCTCGATGAGGCCGCGCTGCGCGTCGCCAACGTGTTCCAGTTCACCCCGG